One window from the genome of Deltaproteobacteria bacterium encodes:
- a CDS encoding DUF3187 family protein yields the protein MPKRLRIYIAVAMGWGALFFPPSLPAAEITPFYTQNQSPVIQIFGLPSIGEPSLVPARKADLRFIVDLTNHFIEDQNQRESIILDGQRTRISLDSRYGISKNFEFGLAIPYIIEGGGFTDGFIDWYHNTFGFPAGGRDQAPKNRLLYQYQKDRQVLLKVNKSSNGIGDIQLMGGFQLYQSAVKPSRAISLRASLKLPTGDSQQLHGSGSTDLSLWMTAGEDFRPGIGHMTLFGAGGVMGMTDGDVLKDQQRNWVGFGVLGLGWSPARWIAFKIQANGHTSFYKDSGLEELNAGSVQLTIGGTLSFSKNINLDLGVTEDPLNRASPDVVFHLALRGSF from the coding sequence TGCCCTATTCTTTCCTCCTTCTCTTCCGGCTGCTGAAATCACCCCTTTCTATACCCAGAACCAAAGCCCGGTGATTCAGATCTTCGGTTTGCCTTCGATCGGAGAACCCTCCTTGGTTCCCGCCCGAAAGGCAGACCTGAGGTTCATCGTTGACCTGACGAATCATTTTATCGAAGACCAGAATCAGCGGGAAAGCATCATCCTCGATGGACAAAGAACCCGCATCAGCCTGGATTCACGATACGGGATCTCCAAGAATTTTGAGTTCGGGCTGGCGATTCCCTACATCATCGAGGGGGGCGGCTTTACGGATGGGTTTATTGACTGGTATCACAATACCTTCGGCTTTCCCGCGGGGGGCCGGGATCAGGCGCCGAAGAATCGCTTGCTCTACCAGTACCAAAAAGACCGGCAGGTTCTCCTCAAGGTCAACAAATCCAGCAATGGAATCGGAGATATCCAACTTATGGGCGGCTTCCAACTCTATCAAAGCGCAGTCAAGCCCTCCCGGGCCATATCCCTGCGGGCCTCGCTCAAGCTGCCTACCGGAGACAGCCAACAACTCCATGGAAGCGGGAGCACCGATCTTTCTCTATGGATGACTGCCGGAGAAGACTTCCGGCCGGGCATCGGCCATATGACCCTCTTTGGGGCGGGCGGGGTCATGGGCATGACGGACGGGGACGTTCTGAAAGATCAACAGCGTAATTGGGTGGGGTTTGGGGTTTTAGGCCTTGGATGGAGTCCTGCCCGCTGGATCGCTTTTAAGATCCAGGCCAATGGGCACACCTCGTTTTACAAGGATAGCGGACTCGAAGAACTGAACGCTGGGTCGGTACAGCTGACCATCGGAGGGACGCTATCTTTTTCGAAAAATATAAACCTGGACCTCGGGGTCACAGAAGACCCCTTGAATCGCGCCTCTCCCGATGTGGTCTT